The Periophthalmus magnuspinnatus isolate fPerMag1 chromosome 19, fPerMag1.2.pri, whole genome shotgun sequence region TAGGCTTTCGTGCCAAAGACAAGGTCAAGGAATGTATCTCTAGGTatgtatattatgttatttaatGAACAGATTTGCACATGATTAAACCTCTTTGTTAACAAggcttttgttttttcagtaatATGATGCAGCTGTCGGAGAGATTTGACAGTGGGATGGTCGACATAAGCATTATGCCAAAATTCAACATGTCAGACTTGAGTTCTGTGGCTCCTGAAGACTACACTTCCTGGTTTTTAAAATATGGCCAACACATCCCAGGCAATTTAACTGAGTGCAGTTTGGAAAACGAGATGCAAAAGGTAAAGCACTCTTAATATAACATGATTTTCATTTGgggagatttttatttttaatcttaatTGAAAGTGACGtacttttgttattgtttgttgAGGGTGTGGAAGGTACTGGTTTGGCCTTTATAGCATTCACTGAAGCTATGACACTGCTTCCTGGCAGTCCTTTCTGGTCTGCCTTGTTCTTCCTCATGCTGCTCAACCTGGGACTCAGCACAATGTTTGGTACTATGGAGGGCATTCTGGCCCCACTCAGTGACCGCTTTAAGACACTGGCCAATAACAAGACAAAACTCACAGGTAGGATCTTGTTGCAGTGGCTTTATTTTGGTGGTGTCTGCTGTATGGATGTTAGAGGCTGATATGTAATTGTTCTTCTAGTGTTCAGCTGTGTTATTGGCTTTCTGATTGGCCTGCTCTTCACTCAGCGCTGTGGAAACTACTTTGTCACCATGTTTGACGACTACTCTGCCACTCTGCCCCTCATCATAGTGGTGATGTTTGAGACCTTCAGTGTGTCGTGGTTGTATGGAGCCGATAGGTGAGTTTTAGTGCTACCTGAAAAATTCAGCTAAATAAGCCTGCAAAATCTAACATTGGTATTTTGTAGGTTTCTTGATGATTGTGAGGGGATGCTTGGATGGCGGCCACATGTTATCTACAAATACTTGTGGAAATACATTTGTCTGCTTTCAATGGTGGGTCTGCTGTTGGCCACAACAATCCGCATGTTTATTAAAAGACCAACGTACATGGCATGGAATCATGAAACAGTAAGGAAATAAAATGACCAATGATAGTAATACTTGTATTATTGTTACTAATTGACTATGTATTGGTTATCCAGGCCTCCGAGGAGTACCTAGACTATCCTGACTGGGCATTGGCTGTTCTGGGTTTGCTGATCATTTTTGCCATGATGCCTGTCCCTCTGTGCTTCATCTACTCAGTGTTGCAGGACAGAATGAGGCGATctgaaaatgtagaaaatacagGGTACAGCATGGTCAGTACAGATGACAAGTGTGAGACTCCCCTCACTGACATGTCAGAACTGGAGCAAAGAAATGGATCTGCGGCCATGTACTTGTAAATCTGTTACAGGTTCTTCGTTACACACTACATCAGGGGTCTCCAACCTTATAGCCTTAAGCCTGTAGCTCCCCaaaggaaatgtatgtaaatgtataatttaaatGTCTAATTTTATACATTGATATATTGATGTATGGGTTATGTTTATAGCCATGTAAATATACCCCATCTAAATCTATAGTTCTTACCTTTATAAAAGCTCAATTTCGTGGAACACCTAAAAGAAATAGCTCTGCCATTTTCgttttgtaaaagtagctcaccAGGGGGAAA contains the following coding sequences:
- the LOC117387751 gene encoding sodium-dependent neutral amino acid transporter B(0)AT2-like isoform X2 produces the protein MEKQPLPTDDDQTETGVYGAEHRQQDPEPAARAGWNSKIEYFLAQVGFSVGLGNVWRFPYLCHQNGGGAFLLLYILLMLVVGIPLFFLELAAGQAIRQGSIGVWKYISPRLSGIGYSSCVVCFFVALYYNVILAWSLFYMGNSFQYPLPWEQCPNEANATECEKSSPTSYFWYRKALDITDSIDETGTFNPYIVGCLLGAWIILCLGMFRGIKSSVKIMYFSSIFPYVVLFCFLVRGLMLDGAMEGITHMFYPKIEIWGNIQVWRQAATQVFFALGLGFGSIIAYSSYNPKNNNCHRDAFTVSFINFLTSVLATLVVFAVLGFRAKDKVKECISSNMMQLSERFDSGMVDISIMPKFNMSDLSSVAPEDYTSWFLKYGQHIPGNLTECSLENEMQKGVEGTGLAFIAFTEAMTLLPGSPFWSALFFLMLLNLGLSTMFGTMEGILAPLSDRFKTLANNKTKLTVFSCVIGFLIGLLFTQRCGNYFVTMFDDYSATLPLIIVVMFETFSVSWLYGADRFLDDCEGMLGWRPHVIYKYLWKYICLLSMVGLLLATTIRMFIKRPTYMAWNHETASEEYLDYPDWALAVLGLLIIFAMMPVPLCFIYSVLQDRMRRSENVENTGYSMVSTDDKCETPLTDMSELEQRNGSAAMYL